The following proteins come from a genomic window of Gottfriedia acidiceleris:
- a CDS encoding MGDG synthase family glycosyltransferase yields the protein MVLQPKILVVTSSFGNGHKEVSKALKSEFEHINFNDVTIIDIYEEAYPTINVFAKNIHLQLFQHAQTIYKWFFYGTEKLVSTVIFDRLLELCGKNIKSILQKEKPDIIITTFPVGSVAKWKKYSSHPCKLYTVVTDYYIHRSWIHNEIDRYYIATEGLIHQMVKLGVSLSKIFVSGIPLRQEFKEIDFLNEGTSLSKSNDQILIVAGAVGLLKDVEKMAKQLLVETKLNVAVVCGYNHILYNKLSKLNEEYKDRLQVFGYVNNIRNLYKKSDLLITKPGGITLSECIACNLPTILYKPTPGQEKENSRIFENAGASVTVKSLNELIFYINRILFKSNHLEQMKSSLSALNKGFSSQLIVNDIYSSIS from the coding sequence ATGGTATTGCAGCCTAAAATACTTGTCGTTACATCGAGTTTTGGAAATGGGCATAAAGAAGTATCTAAAGCGTTAAAAAGTGAGTTTGAACATATTAACTTTAACGATGTAACCATTATTGACATATACGAAGAAGCATATCCAACAATAAATGTATTTGCAAAAAATATTCATTTGCAATTATTCCAACATGCCCAAACAATTTATAAATGGTTCTTCTATGGGACTGAGAAATTAGTTAGTACAGTCATTTTTGACAGGCTTTTAGAATTATGCGGAAAGAATATAAAAAGTATTCTTCAAAAAGAGAAGCCAGATATTATCATTACTACATTTCCAGTTGGATCTGTAGCAAAATGGAAAAAATATTCATCACATCCTTGTAAATTATATACAGTTGTTACCGACTATTATATTCACCGTTCATGGATTCATAATGAAATCGATCGCTACTATATAGCGACGGAAGGATTAATACATCAGATGGTGAAATTAGGTGTTTCTTTATCGAAAATATTTGTATCTGGTATACCTCTTCGCCAAGAATTCAAAGAAATAGATTTTTTAAATGAAGGTACAAGTTTATCGAAATCAAACGATCAAATTTTAATAGTTGCTGGGGCAGTTGGATTATTAAAGGACGTTGAAAAAATGGCCAAGCAGTTACTTGTTGAAACAAAACTTAATGTAGCAGTTGTTTGTGGCTATAATCACATACTTTATAATAAATTAAGTAAGTTAAATGAAGAATACAAAGACCGACTACAAGTATTTGGTTACGTAAATAATATACGTAATTTATATAAAAAATCTGATCTCTTGATTACGAAGCCTGGTGGTATTACATTATCAGAATGTATTGCTTGTAATTTACCGACAATCTTATATAAACCAACGCCAGGTCAAGAAAAAGAAAATTCCCGAATTTTTGAAAATGCTGGTGCGTCAGTTACAGTAAAGTCGTTAAATGAATTAATTTTTTATATTAATCGAATTCTTTTCAAATCAAATCATTTAGAACAAATGAAATCATCTCTATCTGCATTAAATAAAGGGTTTAGTTCACAATTAATTGTCAATGATATTTATAGTTCAATTTCTTAG
- a CDS encoding polysaccharide deacetylase family protein, translating into MLTMFIIIGGLLLLLFILYGPIPSLLTRLFKFFSIHHVSNKSQKRIALTFDDGPHPVYTNLLLDLLQSHSIKATFFVLGSAAEKYPTIIKRIHEDGHLIGIHNYKHICNWFLSPNQLKNQIEKTAIVIKKITNSDPLFYRPPWGLVSLPLLFQKKLKIILWSVMANDWSSKKGSEGIYHLLLNQMKPGAIILLHDNGDTFGADEDAPIHTIKALERFIEHCLQNQYQFVRIDD; encoded by the coding sequence ATGCTTACAATGTTCATCATAATTGGGGGGTTACTTTTACTATTATTTATTCTTTATGGACCAATCCCGAGTTTACTAACACGTTTATTTAAATTTTTTTCAATACATCATGTTTCAAATAAAAGTCAAAAACGAATTGCTTTAACTTTTGATGATGGTCCACATCCAGTTTATACGAATTTACTTTTAGATTTACTCCAAAGTCATTCAATTAAAGCAACTTTTTTTGTTTTAGGTTCAGCAGCAGAAAAGTATCCTACGATCATTAAAAGAATACATGAAGATGGTCATTTAATCGGAATACACAATTATAAACATATATGTAATTGGTTTCTCAGTCCAAACCAGTTAAAAAATCAAATAGAAAAGACTGCAATTGTTATTAAGAAAATAACGAACAGTGATCCGCTTTTTTATCGACCACCTTGGGGGTTAGTTTCACTGCCTCTACTATTTCAGAAAAAGCTTAAAATTATTTTATGGTCTGTAATGGCAAATGATTGGAGTAGTAAAAAAGGAAGTGAAGGTATTTATCATCTGTTGTTAAATCAAATGAAACCAGGAGCAATTATTTTATTACATGATAATGGAGATACATTTGGTGCAGATGAGGATGCTCCTATTCATACAATAAAAGCATTAGAGAGATTTATTGAACATTGTTTACAAAATCAATATCAATTTGTTAGGATAGATGATTAA
- a CDS encoding VTT domain-containing protein → MEIIKNLIDLIMHLDQHLLTFVHNYGAITYFILFFIILLETGLVVTPFLPGDSLIFTAGALASLHLLNFFGLLILFIIAASLGDSLNYFIGKKFGSKLSRSKKINAKYIAETEHFFKQKGPKFIVLARFIPVVRTFAPFVAGIGEMNYSKFIPYNILGATLWVGLIVPIGYFFGNIPFVKNHFGLLTIGIIFVSIIPILIDVIRKFIKQK, encoded by the coding sequence ATGGAGATTATTAAAAATTTAATTGATCTCATTATGCATTTAGATCAACATTTATTAACTTTTGTGCACAACTATGGGGCGATAACTTATTTCATCTTATTTTTCATTATTTTATTGGAAACAGGACTTGTTGTGACTCCATTTTTACCAGGAGATTCATTAATTTTTACAGCAGGTGCACTTGCTTCCTTACATTTATTAAACTTTTTTGGATTATTAATCCTTTTCATAATCGCAGCTAGTTTAGGTGATTCTTTAAATTATTTTATAGGTAAGAAATTCGGAAGTAAATTAAGTAGGAGTAAAAAAATAAATGCAAAATACATTGCTGAAACTGAACACTTTTTCAAACAAAAAGGTCCAAAATTTATTGTATTAGCAAGGTTTATTCCGGTTGTTAGAACATTTGCACCATTTGTAGCAGGGATTGGTGAAATGAACTATTCAAAATTTATTCCATATAACATTTTAGGGGCGACACTTTGGGTTGGACTAATTGTGCCGATTGGATACTTTTTTGGTAATATTCCTTTTGTTAAAAATCATTTTGGGCTATTAACAATAGGGATCATTTTCGTTTCAATTATTCCAATATTAATCGATGTAATTAGAAAATTTATTAAGCAAAAATAA